In the genome of Flavobacterium panacagri, one region contains:
- a CDS encoding metallophosphoesterase family protein, with protein sequence MFRISAILVLLLSLYSCKSQQTTKKEVQIAFIADAHLQDIFAQFEDSDYKGIPNPVTGEYANIRTMNSQLHSTRIFNENYFAFLEALNDIVKKGIKQVVLPGDFSDDGQPIHVRGLRKILNEYSQKHGLSFYVTTGNHDVVRPFSQDAVKTDFLGKNGKEQIISSSLNSFNKNKSELEPIITADIKNWGYKETINEMRDFGFFPKKTDLYWETPFSNYSYENYNFEEAQKESDLEKRTYLIKNTNLYLPDASYLVEPIKGVWLLAIDANAYVPNEKMSGKPNDPHDFSGANTGYNNVLIYKNHLLKWVKKVAAEAKQKGKTLIAFSHYPMIDFNDDASPELKQLFGANKMQLQRVPDEEVAQQFADAGIQIHFGGHMHINDTGVRTSAKGNTLFNIQTPSLAAYMPAYKILTIHSNFDLEVETIVISKVNKFNSLFPFYEEEYAHLKEIDSKDIWQKEILNAKDYEEFTNWHLKELVRLRFLPEDFPADFLKSIVNLSGKDLLLMNSNATDIDSVLKSNSFTISDFESWNGFDMIFDFYRLKSADELAFSKIGKKRLKEYELICRQLKKSDDPKLVLWAEIFYKTMNGEPSDHFKIDLKNNKIDNLSVK encoded by the coding sequence ATGTTTAGAATATCGGCTATATTAGTACTACTACTTTCTTTATATTCCTGCAAATCACAGCAGACTACGAAAAAAGAAGTTCAGATTGCTTTTATAGCTGATGCTCATTTACAGGATATTTTTGCCCAATTTGAAGACAGCGATTATAAAGGAATTCCAAATCCGGTAACGGGAGAATATGCCAATATCCGAACTATGAATTCGCAGTTGCATTCTACGAGAATTTTCAATGAAAATTATTTCGCTTTTTTAGAAGCTTTAAATGATATTGTTAAAAAAGGTATCAAACAAGTCGTTCTTCCAGGCGATTTCAGCGATGATGGACAACCTATTCACGTTCGCGGATTGCGAAAAATTCTCAATGAATATTCCCAAAAACACGGACTTTCTTTTTATGTGACTACAGGAAATCATGATGTTGTACGACCATTTTCTCAAGATGCTGTTAAAACTGATTTTTTAGGAAAAAACGGAAAAGAACAGATTATCAGCAGTTCTTTGAACAGCTTCAATAAAAATAAAAGCGAACTAGAACCGATAATTACTGCTGATATAAAAAATTGGGGTTACAAAGAAACTATAAACGAAATGCGTGATTTTGGTTTCTTTCCAAAGAAAACCGATTTATATTGGGAAACTCCATTTTCTAACTACAGCTATGAAAATTACAATTTTGAAGAGGCTCAAAAAGAATCCGATTTAGAAAAAAGAACGTATCTAATAAAAAATACTAATTTGTATCTGCCCGATGCGAGTTATTTGGTGGAACCAATTAAAGGAGTTTGGCTTTTGGCAATAGATGCAAATGCGTATGTTCCGAATGAGAAAATGTCAGGAAAACCAAATGATCCGCATGATTTTTCGGGAGCGAACACGGGTTACAATAACGTTCTGATTTATAAAAACCATCTTTTAAAGTGGGTAAAAAAAGTTGCTGCGGAAGCGAAACAAAAAGGAAAAACACTAATTGCTTTTAGTCATTATCCAATGATTGATTTTAATGACGATGCTTCGCCTGAATTAAAACAGCTTTTCGGCGCCAATAAAATGCAATTGCAAAGAGTGCCCGATGAAGAAGTCGCACAGCAATTTGCAGATGCCGGAATTCAGATTCATTTTGGAGGTCACATGCACATTAACGATACTGGCGTAAGAACATCTGCAAAAGGAAATACGTTGTTTAATATTCAGACGCCATCGCTTGCCGCTTACATGCCAGCTTATAAAATATTGACCATTCATTCTAATTTTGATTTGGAAGTCGAAACTATTGTAATTAGCAAAGTCAATAAATTCAACAGTTTGTTTCCTTTTTACGAAGAAGAATATGCTCATTTAAAAGAAATTGATAGTAAAGACATTTGGCAGAAAGAAATTCTGAATGCCAAAGATTATGAAGAATTTACCAATTGGCATTTAAAAGAATTGGTGCGGTTACGATTCCTACCTGAAGATTTTCCAGCCGATTTTTTAAAATCGATTGTGAATCTTTCAGGAAAAGATTTATTGCTGATGAATTCTAATGCTACAGATATTGATTCCGTTTTGAAATCCAATTCTTTCACTATTTCTGATTTTGAATCATGGAATGGTTTTGATATGATTTTCGATTTTTACCGCTTAAAAAGTGCCGATGAACTAGCTTTTTCAAAAATTGGAAAGAAAAGATTAAAAGAATATGAATTGATCTGCAGGCAGTTAAAAAAATCAGATGATCCAAAACTGGTTTTATGGGCAGAAATATTCTACAAAACCATGAATGGCGAGCCTTCCGACCATTTTAAAATTGATTTGAAAAATAACAAAATTGATAATTTATCTGTTAAATAA
- a CDS encoding DUF4861 family protein, which yields MKLSIVTSLLFCCVCFGQNNTDNSLYMKSDKITYLSDIGSDSGDLYKTIGHHGPAVENEWMALRIYFSDKVAIDVYSKAKPGLELRKANWYPTPEQQKEGWGADYYKVASTVGLGGVKLWDGEKLVPLNPVTNRLARVGKTDTTSWMEMISRGVPYKGKKVDILVRVTVFSGKREAKVEAVSLTGEKVQFATGVNYFKDSATKKGANYIAVWGKHPEDVAAEIVEVGGAIKYNPKDFEKNTDDGTQYLLISKPAKNIETTILSSCARETELNTLDKLEAYIKK from the coding sequence ATGAAACTATCTATTGTAACCTCTTTACTTTTTTGCTGCGTTTGTTTTGGACAGAATAATACAGACAACAGTTTGTATATGAAGTCGGACAAAATTACTTATTTATCAGATATCGGCTCAGATTCAGGGGATTTATATAAAACGATTGGACATCACGGGCCAGCGGTTGAAAACGAGTGGATGGCATTGCGAATTTACTTTAGCGATAAAGTAGCAATCGACGTTTATTCTAAAGCAAAACCAGGTTTAGAATTAAGAAAAGCAAATTGGTATCCAACACCAGAACAGCAAAAAGAAGGTTGGGGAGCCGATTATTATAAAGTAGCTTCAACTGTTGGTTTAGGAGGAGTAAAACTTTGGGACGGAGAGAAATTAGTGCCTTTAAACCCAGTTACCAATCGTTTGGCGCGTGTTGGAAAAACAGATACCACTTCCTGGATGGAAATGATTTCTAGAGGCGTGCCTTACAAAGGAAAGAAAGTAGACATTTTAGTTCGCGTGACCGTATTTTCAGGTAAAAGAGAAGCAAAAGTGGAAGCAGTTTCTTTAACTGGAGAAAAAGTACAATTTGCAACAGGAGTGAACTACTTTAAAGATTCGGCAACGAAAAAAGGAGCAAATTATATCGCAGTTTGGGGAAAACATCCAGAAGACGTTGCTGCCGAAATTGTTGAAGTTGGAGGAGCAATTAAATACAATCCAAAAGATTTTGAGAAAAATACAGATGACGGAACGCAGTATTTATTAATCTCAAAACCAGCAAAAAACATAGAAACAACTATTTTATCTTCATGTGCAAGAGAAACAGAACTAAACACTTTAGATAAATTGGAAGCATACATTAAAAAATAA
- a CDS encoding GH92 family glycosyl hydrolase — MPTKNKEVTTMKISSKFIFFLGISFLTITGSAQQKVHQYVDPMIGSEGVGRVFIGPSCPYGMVKPSPDCTSSPNSGWLPMPKEVTGFSQVHVSGTGGGPKYGNIQIMPFSGALDKMDQTSFRTEENVKLGYYETVFKENNIKTEITTGEKVSFYRITYPKNKSKELKIDPGFFLGEEKIPDAREAQQFVGSQIEIVSDTEVRGYSRIRGGWNNGRAYTVYFWAVFDQPIAKYVTFKDGKFYNNQKAQFDSGKKTGALLSFGNSGKEELNVKIGISFLSELKAKNNIEIEIPHWNFNTVLATLENKWEDLLSRIKLSDDTSVEYRKMFYTGLYHTMIMPVDRTGENPLWTNDEPYYDDFYTIWDTFRTSSPLITLIDSKRKVDIINAMLNIYKREGYMPEGRSGNDNGRTQGGSNAEVVIADAFVKNLKGIDYELALQAMIKDATVPPGGNEEREGRGGLLDYLKLGYVPYGTDRAGNRTIDYSYNDYNIATVAKGLGKTELYNQYMKQAENWQNLWRADYENNGAKAFIMPKDKDGNWLDDVVFGESKIQKPTFKYTPVIIESPWYVCHWCVFFYEGTSWEYSFSLPHDIPELVKKSGGEKAFETRLDIFFDNNLFNVANEPSFLTPCLYHWIGKPYLSSDRIRTIIKDNFNTSREGLPGNDDSGAMSSWLAFHMMGLYPNAGQPYYLINTPLIKETVMKLENGKSFKITTKKMSDKNKYIKTALLNGKPYNKAWILHDDINKGGELILEMDSKPSAWGTTILPPAK, encoded by the coding sequence ATGCCAACAAAAAACAAAGAAGTAACCACAATGAAAATATCATCCAAGTTTATCTTTTTTTTAGGAATATCATTTCTTACTATTACAGGTAGCGCACAGCAAAAAGTTCATCAATACGTTGACCCAATGATCGGTTCAGAGGGAGTGGGCAGGGTTTTTATTGGCCCTTCCTGTCCTTACGGAATGGTAAAACCAAGTCCGGATTGTACTTCGAGTCCAAACAGTGGATGGCTTCCAATGCCTAAAGAAGTCACAGGATTCAGTCAGGTACACGTGAGCGGAACGGGAGGTGGCCCAAAATATGGAAATATTCAGATTATGCCATTTTCGGGAGCTTTGGATAAAATGGATCAGACTTCTTTTAGAACAGAAGAGAATGTAAAACTGGGTTATTATGAAACGGTTTTCAAAGAGAACAACATTAAAACAGAAATTACAACTGGGGAAAAAGTTTCGTTTTATAGAATTACTTACCCAAAAAATAAATCAAAAGAATTAAAGATTGATCCAGGATTTTTCCTTGGAGAAGAAAAAATTCCTGATGCCAGAGAAGCACAACAGTTTGTAGGATCTCAAATCGAAATAGTTTCAGATACTGAAGTAAGAGGTTACAGCCGAATTCGAGGAGGATGGAATAACGGAAGAGCTTATACGGTTTATTTCTGGGCCGTTTTCGATCAGCCAATTGCCAAATATGTCACTTTTAAAGACGGAAAATTTTACAACAATCAAAAAGCACAATTTGATTCTGGAAAGAAGACTGGAGCGTTGCTTTCTTTTGGAAATTCGGGAAAAGAAGAATTAAATGTCAAAATCGGAATTTCCTTTTTAAGTGAATTAAAAGCGAAAAACAATATAGAAATTGAAATCCCGCATTGGAATTTCAACACCGTTTTAGCCACTTTAGAAAATAAATGGGAAGATTTATTAAGCCGAATCAAATTGTCAGATGATACTTCGGTAGAATACAGAAAAATGTTCTATACTGGTTTGTACCACACGATGATTATGCCGGTGGATCGAACAGGCGAAAATCCGTTATGGACGAATGACGAACCGTATTATGATGATTTTTATACGATTTGGGATACCTTCAGAACTTCAAGTCCGTTAATTACTTTAATAGATTCTAAACGTAAAGTAGATATCATCAATGCGATGCTGAATATCTACAAACGCGAAGGCTATATGCCCGAAGGAAGAAGCGGAAATGATAACGGAAGAACTCAGGGAGGTTCTAACGCTGAGGTTGTAATTGCAGATGCTTTTGTAAAAAACTTAAAAGGAATTGATTACGAATTGGCTTTGCAGGCAATGATCAAAGACGCAACAGTACCGCCGGGAGGAAATGAAGAAAGAGAAGGACGTGGCGGACTTTTAGATTATCTGAAATTAGGTTACGTTCCTTACGGCACCGACCGTGCAGGAAACCGAACAATCGATTATTCATACAACGATTATAACATTGCGACTGTAGCCAAAGGTTTGGGCAAAACAGAATTGTACAATCAATACATGAAACAAGCCGAAAACTGGCAGAATTTATGGCGTGCAGATTATGAAAATAACGGAGCAAAAGCATTCATCATGCCAAAAGACAAAGACGGAAACTGGCTGGATGATGTCGTTTTCGGAGAATCTAAAATCCAGAAACCAACTTTTAAATATACGCCGGTTATTATCGAATCTCCTTGGTATGTCTGCCATTGGTGTGTGTTTTTCTACGAAGGAACTTCTTGGGAATATTCCTTTAGTTTACCACACGACATTCCGGAACTGGTAAAAAAATCAGGTGGAGAAAAAGCTTTCGAAACTCGATTGGACATTTTCTTTGATAATAATTTATTCAATGTTGCCAATGAACCTTCATTCTTAACGCCTTGTTTGTATCACTGGATCGGAAAACCCTATTTAAGCAGTGACAGAATCAGAACGATTATCAAGGATAATTTCAATACGTCAAGAGAAGGACTTCCAGGTAATGACGATTCGGGAGCAATGTCTTCGTGGCTGGCTTTCCACATGATGGGATTATATCCAAATGCCGGACAGCCTTATTATTTGATTAATACGCCTTTGATAAAAGAAACGGTTATGAAATTAGAAAACGGTAAAAGTTTTAAAATCACTACTAAAAAAATGAGTGATAAAAACAAATACATCAAAACCGCTTTGTTAAACGGAAAACCATACAACAAAGCATGGATTTTACATGATGATATTAATAAGGGAGGAGAATTAATTTTAGAAATGGATTCGAAACCTTCGGCTTGGGGAACAACAATTTTACCACCAGCAAAATAA
- a CDS encoding GH92 family glycosyl hydrolase has translation MELNQINKIGRIAISLTLIFLVSCNAQKTVSLKKKQLSDMVYPLLDTENSRWFFFSSASRPFGMVNLNPDTEINGDWGGGYKYTTDTVKGFSHVHEWQMSGVSVMPVTISEENKKTIFKNFYSKFSHQTEIITPGYHSLKLDRYQITAELTSTPRVGFHKYTFPAKAQKAVLFNLNTVLGPCDNTNGTLEKNNDFELSGSLVLSTNFRRPKPLTVFFKVKTNEPISSVERDNTTGNYLIHFGKTKEQVLMKVGISYTSIENADNNIETELTHWDFNKTVEDSRKVWSSLLGRIKVEGGTATDQRRFYTDLWHALQGRKMISDANGSYPDNTGDKFRVGHLPLNTDGKPKFNHYNSDAFWGAQWTINNLWGLVYPEIMEEFVYSLMQYYKDGGIIPRGPSGGNDTYVMTGASATPFIVSAIQKGIVKENLEEIYIALKKNHMPGGIMEKAGYEHNTNIGGGLKYYLEKGYVPYPLPDGNFGSHEDGASQTLEYAYQDWTLAQLAKKLNHEDDYQYFMKRAENYKNVFDAKIGWMRPKNVDGKWRENYDPYQYENGFIESNGAQSTWFVPHDILGLADLMGGKEKAVEKLNAQFEAAKKLKYTSGTSHDAELHPEFSRIPVNFGNQPSMQTSNIFTILGRPDLTQYWTRNVVKETFSGLSPSTGYNGDEDQGLMGSLNVLLKLGLFQMNGGTDKDAVYEIGSPIFNKITITLNPKYYSGKTFVIKATANNPENVYIKDIKFNQKEVSNFELSHQNITNGGELILQMSDQQKH, from the coding sequence ATGGAACTAAATCAAATCAATAAAATAGGACGTATCGCAATAAGTTTAACCCTTATTTTTTTAGTGTCGTGCAACGCTCAGAAAACGGTTTCTTTAAAGAAGAAACAGTTATCAGACATGGTTTATCCGTTGTTGGACACCGAAAATTCAAGATGGTTTTTCTTTTCATCAGCGAGTCGCCCTTTTGGAATGGTTAATTTAAATCCGGACACTGAAATTAATGGCGATTGGGGAGGAGGTTATAAATATACTACAGATACAGTAAAAGGTTTCAGCCACGTTCACGAATGGCAGATGTCGGGAGTATCCGTAATGCCCGTGACTATTTCAGAAGAAAATAAAAAGACTATTTTCAAAAATTTTTATTCTAAATTCAGCCATCAGACCGAAATTATTACGCCTGGATATCATTCGCTAAAATTAGATAGATATCAGATAACAGCAGAATTAACCAGCACACCAAGAGTTGGTTTTCATAAATATACTTTTCCAGCAAAAGCACAAAAAGCAGTTCTTTTTAATTTAAATACTGTTTTAGGCCCTTGTGACAATACAAACGGAACATTGGAAAAAAATAATGATTTTGAACTATCCGGATCTTTGGTTTTAAGTACCAATTTCAGACGTCCAAAACCATTAACGGTATTTTTTAAAGTGAAAACAAATGAGCCAATTTCTTCTGTTGAAAGAGATAATACAACGGGAAATTATTTGATTCATTTTGGTAAAACCAAAGAACAAGTGTTAATGAAAGTCGGTATTTCTTATACTTCAATTGAAAATGCCGATAACAATATTGAAACCGAATTAACCCATTGGGATTTTAATAAAACAGTTGAAGATTCCAGAAAAGTATGGAGCAGTTTATTAGGAAGAATAAAAGTAGAAGGCGGCACAGCAACCGACCAAAGAAGATTTTACACTGATTTATGGCATGCCCTGCAAGGGAGAAAAATGATTAGTGACGCAAATGGATCCTATCCTGATAATACAGGGGACAAATTCAGGGTGGGACATTTACCGTTAAATACAGACGGAAAACCAAAATTCAATCACTATAATTCAGATGCTTTTTGGGGCGCACAATGGACGATCAATAACCTGTGGGGACTGGTATATCCGGAGATTATGGAAGAATTTGTGTATTCGTTAATGCAGTATTATAAAGACGGCGGCATAATCCCACGCGGGCCTTCGGGAGGAAATGATACGTATGTTATGACGGGAGCTTCGGCAACGCCTTTCATTGTCAGCGCCATTCAAAAAGGAATTGTAAAAGAAAATTTAGAGGAAATTTATATTGCCCTTAAAAAAAATCATATGCCGGGTGGTATCATGGAAAAAGCCGGATATGAACACAACACCAATATTGGAGGAGGCTTAAAATATTATTTAGAAAAAGGATATGTACCGTATCCGCTTCCAGATGGAAATTTCGGAAGCCACGAAGACGGTGCGAGCCAGACTTTAGAATATGCTTATCAGGACTGGACTTTGGCTCAATTGGCTAAAAAGTTGAATCATGAAGATGATTATCAATATTTCATGAAAAGAGCCGAAAACTATAAAAATGTTTTTGATGCTAAAATAGGCTGGATGCGTCCCAAAAATGTGGATGGAAAATGGCGTGAAAATTATGATCCGTATCAATACGAAAACGGATTTATAGAATCAAACGGCGCACAATCAACTTGGTTTGTTCCACATGATATTTTAGGTTTGGCTGATTTAATGGGCGGAAAAGAAAAAGCAGTAGAAAAATTGAATGCTCAATTTGAAGCTGCTAAAAAACTAAAGTATACCTCTGGTACATCACACGATGCAGAATTACACCCGGAGTTTAGCAGAATTCCAGTAAATTTTGGAAATCAGCCGTCTATGCAGACCTCAAATATTTTTACCATTTTAGGAAGACCTGATTTAACGCAATACTGGACAAGAAACGTGGTAAAAGAAACTTTCAGCGGATTATCGCCATCAACAGGTTATAACGGAGATGAAGATCAGGGATTAATGGGAAGCCTGAATGTTTTATTGAAATTAGGTTTATTCCAAATGAACGGGGGAACAGACAAAGATGCCGTTTATGAAATTGGAAGTCCGATATTCAATAAAATCACGATTACATTAAATCCGAAATATTATTCAGGGAAAACATTTGTGATTAAAGCTACTGCTAATAATCCTGAAAATGTATATATAAAGGATATCAAATTCAACCAGAAAGAAGTGTCAAATTTTGAGCTTTCACATCAGAATATTACTAATGGAGGCGAATTGATTTTACAAATGTCAGATCAGCAAAAACATTAA
- a CDS encoding RagB/SusD family nutrient uptake outer membrane protein yields the protein MKKILKYLGLPVLMAGLVWSCSDLDVPITTQLTPDVFPQNSTQYIQTTGPVYAAFRGEFSFAWWWSQSLTTDEAILPARGGNWFDNRNYIAMHYHDWNADNGIVGSLWDWSSKVIGTSNQAISILRKAMPEGADKKTLISELKTMRAISYFMLMDSYGDVPLDTLYGDFSSHAKTPRAEVFNFIEKELKSAVPNLNAASGVATYGRPNKQTANAMLAKLYLNANIYTGTARYTDCIAACDQVINSGLYSVEPRATYLQMFYPNNGPAMKEFIFAVPYDPVAVTVGFNGQMYHARYDVPRSERAKFGLPYTPSAPRSTLPEFYAYFNDANDIRNRQWLTGLQYMNDGVTPVRVTTTKKGYDQFYTGADGGAAYTYQVNLTPDIIPRQSVALFDLGNDEIAWNMGYRNIKFYPDATSTNRNQNNDVPFLRYSDVLLMKAESILRGGAVTLGQSSDALVNMVRSNRTTSAALSGVTLEDLYKERSREFAWEAWHRNDMIRFGKYEGSWGYKTNTDTYRRVFPIPTNAMVLNPALTQNDGY from the coding sequence ATGAAAAAGATATTAAAATATTTAGGTCTTCCAGTATTGATGGCTGGTTTAGTATGGTCTTGCAGTGATCTTGATGTGCCTATTACAACGCAGTTGACACCTGACGTATTTCCGCAAAATTCAACACAATATATTCAAACAACAGGGCCGGTTTACGCCGCATTTAGAGGTGAGTTTTCATTTGCTTGGTGGTGGTCTCAGTCTTTAACTACAGACGAAGCGATTCTGCCTGCAAGAGGAGGAAACTGGTTTGATAACCGAAACTATATTGCCATGCACTACCACGATTGGAATGCAGACAATGGTATTGTGGGAAGTCTTTGGGATTGGTCGTCTAAAGTAATTGGAACAAGCAATCAGGCTATTTCTATTTTAAGAAAAGCAATGCCTGAAGGTGCGGACAAAAAAACTTTGATTTCTGAATTAAAAACGATGCGTGCCATTTCTTATTTCATGTTAATGGACAGTTATGGAGATGTGCCTTTGGATACTTTATACGGAGATTTCTCTTCTCATGCTAAAACACCAAGAGCAGAAGTTTTTAATTTCATTGAAAAAGAATTAAAAAGTGCCGTTCCAAATTTAAATGCGGCATCTGGAGTTGCTACTTACGGTAGACCAAATAAACAAACTGCTAATGCAATGTTAGCGAAGTTGTATTTGAATGCAAACATTTATACAGGAACAGCACGTTATACAGATTGTATTGCAGCCTGCGATCAGGTAATCAATTCTGGTTTATATTCGGTTGAGCCAAGAGCTACATACCTTCAAATGTTTTATCCAAATAATGGACCAGCAATGAAAGAATTCATTTTTGCAGTTCCTTACGATCCAGTAGCAGTTACAGTTGGTTTTAATGGACAAATGTATCATGCTCGTTATGATGTACCACGTTCTGAAAGAGCGAAGTTCGGTCTGCCTTACACGCCAAGTGCGCCAAGAAGTACGTTGCCAGAATTCTATGCTTATTTTAATGATGCTAATGACATTCGTAACAGACAATGGCTTACAGGACTTCAGTACATGAATGATGGAGTTACGCCAGTAAGAGTAACAACGACCAAAAAAGGATACGATCAATTTTACACTGGAGCAGATGGTGGAGCAGCTTATACCTATCAGGTAAATCTAACGCCAGATATTATTCCTCGTCAAAGTGTTGCTTTATTTGACCTTGGAAATGATGAAATCGCTTGGAACATGGGATACAGAAATATCAAATTTTATCCAGACGCAACTTCAACAAACCGTAATCAAAACAACGATGTTCCTTTCTTACGTTATTCAGATGTGCTTTTAATGAAAGCAGAGTCAATCTTACGTGGCGGAGCAGTAACTTTAGGACAAAGTTCTGATGCATTAGTAAATATGGTTCGTTCTAATCGTACGACATCTGCAGCTTTAAGCGGTGTAACACTAGAAGATCTTTATAAAGAAAGAAGCCGTGAATTTGCTTGGGAAGCTTGGCATAGAAACGATATGATCCGTTTTGGAAAATATGAAGGATCTTGGGGGTATAAAACCAATACAGACACTTACCGTCGTGTATTCCCAATCCCAACAAATGCAATGGTTTTAAATCCAGCTCTGACTCAGAATGATGGATATTAA